In Sphingobium sp. EP60837, one genomic interval encodes:
- a CDS encoding TraV family lipoprotein produces MLPGCASIGSLMSPYSETFSCKNSDHGQCIHPEKAYADAVADRPSRSDAAVTNDKALLKAQGETAPSSAQNPPARPGKAKAAASPSAYQGYRDSVYRELQGLIDAPVTPMLRHSRAVRTLILPYADRARPDRLYMPRYVYSLIDKPQWVIGDYLVDPVSPAAKAPILNQVRERPSDETAAPESARP; encoded by the coding sequence GTGCTCCCGGGATGCGCGAGCATCGGGTCGCTCATGTCGCCCTATTCAGAGACATTCTCCTGCAAGAATAGCGATCATGGCCAATGTATCCATCCTGAGAAAGCCTATGCCGATGCGGTTGCGGATCGCCCGTCGCGCTCTGACGCGGCGGTCACCAACGACAAGGCGTTGCTGAAGGCGCAAGGCGAGACGGCGCCCTCTTCGGCACAAAATCCACCAGCGCGCCCGGGCAAGGCAAAGGCGGCCGCTTCCCCCAGCGCCTATCAAGGCTATCGGGACAGCGTCTATCGCGAGTTGCAGGGGCTGATCGACGCGCCGGTGACGCCCATGCTTCGGCATTCCCGTGCGGTCCGCACGCTCATTCTCCCCTATGCCGACCGGGCGCGGCCCGATCGGCTCTATATGCCCCGCTACGTCTATTCGCTGATCGACAAGCCGCAATGGGTGATCGGCGACTATCTGGTTGATCCGGTCTCCCCCGCGGCCAAGGCTCCGATCCTCAATCAGGTGCGGGAGCGACCATCGGACGAGACTGCCGCGCCGGAAAGCGCGCGCCCATGA
- a CDS encoding TraC family protein, whose protein sequence is MRAPGSRTGGGMTLARLRQSVARDAYSDFLPMVAWDEGEEAFLCIDDGWGYAWELVPAAYMFAHVHGALQGLLNIHFSPDTVVQLHAFADPLIDDALDAFLDMKTRDDPLIQASAQQTYDYLQKGRHGLDALHGIPIRNFRSFLSVKTRTAMGHDMRRQIEEQLAKLGIERMAPEQLVAFYRRIFNGVHSAAPGVFARGEDGIAARPVRKQIIDAGPDLLFEGPEVFLGNQVARCLTPKSPARRVTAERANRLTGGMRGSSEDSDQIGGPFLYTLNILFDHSAFEIHKRAQILSAQKAAGSFAVEVGKQIEEIGWVLDEAGNSKFVSVIPTVWLFGETRAQAREMAARAKRLWESEPLPFMMQEESYLNPILLAMSLPFGLYPERRTMKLLERDLRMPVKAAVLMAPVQTDFRGGGRPALVYTGRKGQLITLDLFDSRINNYNFIVSAESGAGKSFLLNNLCQQYYASQALIRIIDIGGSYRKLCTLCSGRYIDIGEEHLVLNPFDMGLAIDGDDRQSAIAMAVAIVAEMANAATRKGVSTSQWNLIKSAVQWTIDTGRATAGIDAVREWLGAYPAHAATDLDRVDHLVPVARELAFNLRDFASNGAYGHYFNGPSTLDISSDEFVVLELERLKNMPDLFNVIVMVVVNAVTQELYLSGRDRPRFVLCDEAAQFMSKSEGQDLSRLAEAFGQGYRRARKYQGSFGIVLQSMNDLLLFGGTGQVILENAATRFLLQGSTYDKAVENKILDYSGFVLDLLKSVRNNKPNYSEVFIDSPLGLGIARLVVDPFSYWINTSAPQEVAAFERLLARGASPLEAVCELAGIDPDHVLGPRFNPKEAAQ, encoded by the coding sequence ATGAGGGCGCCAGGCTCCCGCACCGGCGGCGGCATGACCCTGGCGCGGTTGCGCCAGAGCGTCGCGCGCGACGCCTATTCAGATTTCCTCCCCATGGTGGCCTGGGACGAGGGCGAGGAAGCCTTTCTCTGCATCGACGATGGCTGGGGCTATGCCTGGGAGCTGGTGCCCGCGGCCTATATGTTCGCCCATGTCCATGGCGCGCTCCAGGGGCTGCTCAATATCCATTTTTCGCCTGATACTGTCGTCCAGCTCCACGCTTTTGCCGACCCGCTGATTGACGATGCGCTTGACGCCTTCCTTGACATGAAGACGCGGGACGATCCGCTGATCCAGGCCTCGGCCCAGCAGACTTATGACTATCTGCAAAAGGGACGACATGGCCTGGACGCGCTCCACGGCATCCCGATCCGCAATTTCCGCAGCTTCCTGTCGGTCAAGACCCGCACGGCGATGGGCCACGACATGCGGCGGCAGATCGAGGAGCAGCTTGCCAAGCTCGGTATTGAGCGGATGGCCCCTGAGCAGCTGGTCGCCTTCTATCGCCGAATATTCAACGGCGTCCATTCGGCCGCCCCCGGTGTCTTTGCCCGCGGCGAGGACGGAATCGCGGCGCGCCCCGTTCGCAAGCAGATCATTGATGCCGGCCCAGACCTTTTGTTCGAGGGACCGGAAGTGTTCCTGGGTAATCAGGTGGCGCGATGCCTGACGCCCAAGTCGCCGGCACGGCGGGTGACCGCCGAGCGCGCCAATCGGCTGACGGGCGGTATGCGGGGGTCGTCGGAGGATAGCGACCAGATTGGCGGTCCCTTCCTCTATACATTGAACATCCTCTTCGATCACAGCGCCTTTGAGATCCATAAGCGCGCCCAGATCCTTTCTGCGCAGAAGGCGGCGGGCTCCTTTGCCGTCGAGGTGGGCAAGCAGATTGAGGAGATTGGTTGGGTTCTCGATGAAGCGGGGAACAGCAAGTTCGTCTCGGTGATCCCGACCGTGTGGCTATTCGGCGAGACCCGCGCCCAGGCCCGAGAGATGGCGGCGCGCGCCAAGCGACTCTGGGAAAGCGAGCCGCTTCCCTTCATGATGCAGGAGGAAAGCTATCTCAATCCGATCCTGCTCGCGATGAGCCTACCCTTTGGCCTCTATCCAGAACGCCGGACGATGAAGCTACTCGAACGCGATCTGCGGATGCCGGTAAAAGCCGCGGTGCTGATGGCGCCGGTCCAGACAGACTTTCGCGGCGGGGGACGCCCAGCGCTTGTCTATACGGGCCGCAAGGGCCAGCTCATCACGCTCGATCTCTTCGACAGCCGCATCAACAATTATAATTTCATCGTCTCAGCTGAGAGCGGCGCGGGCAAGAGCTTCCTCCTCAATAACCTGTGCCAGCAATATTATGCGAGCCAGGCGCTCATCCGGATCATCGACATCGGCGGGAGCTACCGCAAGCTCTGCACCCTTTGCTCGGGGCGTTACATTGATATCGGCGAGGAGCATCTGGTCCTCAATCCCTTCGATATGGGCCTTGCGATCGATGGCGATGACCGGCAGTCGGCGATCGCCATGGCGGTCGCCATCGTTGCCGAAATGGCGAACGCCGCGACGCGCAAGGGCGTCTCCACCTCGCAGTGGAACCTCATCAAGTCCGCGGTCCAATGGACGATCGACACAGGAAGGGCCACGGCCGGCATTGACGCGGTGCGCGAATGGCTGGGCGCCTATCCGGCCCATGCCGCGACCGATCTCGATCGGGTCGATCATCTCGTGCCGGTCGCGCGGGAACTCGCTTTCAACCTCAGAGATTTCGCGAGCAATGGTGCCTATGGCCATTATTTTAATGGCCCTTCCACTCTCGACATATCGAGTGACGAGTTCGTGGTGCTGGAACTCGAGCGCCTCAAGAACATGCCGGACCTCTTCAACGTCATCGTGATGGTGGTGGTGAATGCGGTCACGCAGGAGCTTTATCTTTCAGGCCGCGACCGACCGCGCTTTGTGCTGTGCGATGAAGCAGCGCAGTTCATGAGCAAGAGCGAGGGCCAGGATCTCTCGCGCCTCGCCGAAGCATTCGGTCAGGGCTACCGGCGGGCGCGCAAATATCAGGGCAGCTTTGGCATCGTCCTCCAGTCGATGAACGATCTGCTGCTCTTCGGCGGCACGGGCCAGGTGATCCTGGAAAATGCTGCGACCCGTTTCCTCCTCCAAGGTTCGACCTATGACAAGGCAGTCGAAAACAAGATCCTGGACTATTCAGGCTTCGTCCTCGATCTCCTGAAATCGGTCAGGAACAACAAGCCCAATTATAGCGAAGTCTTCATCGACTCGCCTTTGGGCCTTGGCATCGCGCGCCTCGTCGTCGATCCCTTCTCCTACTGGATCAACACCAGCGCCCCCCAGGAGGTGGCGGCCTTCGAACGGCTCCTCGCGCGCGGCGCCTCGCCGCTCGAAGCGGTGTGCGAACTCGCCGGCATAGACCCCGATCATGTCCTGGGTCCGCGCTTCAATCCCAAGGAGGCGGCACAATGA